The genomic DNA ATACTATTGATTTCATTACTAGCAAAATAATAAGAATAGAACAGACAACATTAAGACCTGATTTGTCCATAAAGCTATCTTGAGTTCCTCTAAAAGTTCAAATCAAGTAAAGAAAAACTCTAGTGAATGGATAAACCAATCACATAATGAAAGGGCCAAATCCATTTCCTGAACTAACTAAAGGTCAGTAAGCTCAGGGATTTGGAGTTCAAGGAAATGCATCATATCTAAGATCATTAGTTCTCTGGCTACTGCCAGAGTGATAAGCGGCTTCTAGACCAACTCCAGCTTCATTTGAGTGAAAAACATATGAGGTGAACATAGATTGAAAAAATGATCAAGAGATCATCAAGAAGCTAAAAGAGTAAACAAGAACTTTAAGAATAAATAGACCTCTCTTAAGTACTCTTCTTGTAGGAGTTTGAGAGGGATCATTATCTCCGAATAATTGAAAAGGTTTCTCTTTTTTCTCTTCGTTTGAAGAGAATCCTAAAAGAGAACCTAGATTGAAATTTAAGAACATCTCTTAGAAAGAGTGTTATAAATTTTTTTTACATCTCTTTCTAAGTCAAGAAAATTAATTTTCTTGACTTTAGAGAACTTAGAGAGAAAAAAACTAGTGTATAAAAAAATTGAAGAATTTGGTGGTAATTCTTCTAAATTGAGTTTTGAGTGCGTAGCTCAAATAACTCTCTTTAGGTAGTTTCTGTCTACTGCTCTTTTACACTTCTTTTTCGGAACTCTTACACCTATTCTTAAAGAGTTTTG from Mycoplasma suis str. Illinois includes the following:
- the rnpA gene encoding ribonuclease P protein component produces the protein MKKKYRLRKKSDFDEIFEKGKSIKTSNLIFLYIPEKSGNKEKNQNSLRIGVRVPKKKCKRAVDRNYLKRVIWATHSKLNLEELPPNSSIFLYTSFFLSKFSKVKKINFLDLERDVKKIYNTLSKRCS